From the Acaryochloris thomasi RCC1774 genome, one window contains:
- a CDS encoding helix-turn-helix transcriptional regulator → MKNRLKELRKLHHKSQAEIARELGVSRQAVNGFESGKFDPSLEMAFKLASLFSVAIENVFIYEAESPMQPQIKRFKKYFGRERFAQKAINVIKFAGNEASRSKAPQVELEHLLVGLLADPTTTSARLLRANGAKQDVPTDDHSFEFQGEPKLSSQCKSVLELSLETVQLKDQKSIGTEHLLWGVIQLAKIDSSPTQLIQQYGIDLESLENQVVAKI, encoded by the coding sequence ATGAAAAACCGATTGAAAGAACTGCGGAAGCTTCACCACAAATCTCAAGCTGAAATAGCTAGGGAATTGGGTGTTAGTCGTCAGGCCGTTAATGGTTTTGAGTCTGGTAAGTTTGACCCCAGTTTGGAGATGGCTTTCAAGCTTGCCAGTCTATTTAGTGTTGCGATCGAAAATGTTTTCATCTATGAGGCTGAAAGTCCCATGCAACCACAGATTAAACGATTCAAAAAATATTTTGGCCGTGAGCGTTTTGCTCAAAAAGCAATCAACGTGATCAAGTTTGCCGGTAATGAAGCCTCTCGTTCCAAAGCACCGCAAGTGGAGCTAGAACATTTACTAGTAGGGTTACTGGCTGATCCAACGACAACCTCTGCTCGTCTACTGCGTGCCAATGGTGCAAAGCAAGACGTCCCAACCGATGATCATTCTTTTGAATTTCAAGGAGAGCCAAAGTTGAGTTCTCAATGTAAGTCCGTTCTAGAGCTATCATTAGAGACCGTTCAGCTCAAGGATCAAAAATCAATTGGGACTGAACACCTTTTATGGGGGGTCATCCAACTCGCAAAAATAGATAGCAGCCCCACTCAATTGATTCAACAGTATGGAATTGATCTTGAAAGCCTAGAGAAT